One genomic segment of Nothobranchius furzeri strain GRZ-AD chromosome 10, NfurGRZ-RIMD1, whole genome shotgun sequence includes these proteins:
- the LOC107387198 gene encoding adapter molecule crk: MAGNFDAEDRVSWYWGQLSRQETVSLLQGQRHGVFLVRDSTTCPGDFVLSVSENSKVSHYIINSISNSRQSGSGLVPPRFRIGDQEFEALPALLEFYKIHYLDTTTLIEPLSRPRNTGFNGSFSAGAPQQPEEAEYVRAIFDFLGNDDEDLPFRIGDILRVLEKPEEQWWNAANQEGRVGMIPVPYVEKYRPASPPAAALGSAVGTAQGGAVPGSPAGTPLVNPPGDPGPYAQPVVNNQLPNLQNGPVYARAIQKRVPNAYDKTALALEVGDMVKVTKINMSGQWEGECKGKRGHFPFTHVRLLEQLDDES, translated from the exons ATGGCCGGTAATTTTGACGCCGAAGACCGAGTCAGCTGGTACTGGGGGCAACTGAGCCGCCAGGAAACGGTCTCCCTCCTCCAGGGCCAGAGACACGGAGTGTTCCTGGTGAGGGACTCGACCACCTGCCCGGGAGACTTCGTGCTGTCGGTGTCGGAGAACTCCAAAGTGTCCCACTACATTATTAACAGCATCAGTAACAGCCGACAGTCCGGATCAG GTTTGGTTCCTCCCCGGTTTCGGATCGGGGATCAGGAGTTTGAGGCCCTGCCGGCTTTGCTGGAGTTCTATAAGATCCACTATTTGGACACCACTACACTCATAGAGCCTCTAAGCAGGCCCAGAAACACAGGGTTCAATGGATCCTTCTCAGCTGGTGCTCCACAGCAGCCGGAGGAGGCAGAGTACGTCCGGGCCATTTTTGACTTCCTCGGCAATGATGATGAGGACCTCCCCTTCCGCATAGGAGACATCCTGCGTGTGCTGGAGAAGCCTGAGGAGCAGTGGTGGAACGCCGCTAACCAGGAGGGCCGAGTCGGGATGATCCCTGTTCCTTATGTGGAGAAGTACCGACCTGCATCACCCCCCGCTGCTGCTCTAGGTTCTGCGGTGGGGACAGCACAGGGGGGGGCAGTGCCTGGCAGCCCAGCTGGGACCCCTCTGGTCAACCCTCCGGGGGACCCTGGTCCATATGCTCAGCCTGTGGTCAATAATCAGCTCCCCAACCTGCAGAATGGACCGGTGTATGCACGGGCCATTCAGAAGAGGGTTCCAAATGCCTACGACAAAACGGCACTGGCtctggag GTCGGCGACATGGTGAAAGTGACTAAGATCAACATGAGTGGCCAGTGGGAGGGCGAATGCAAAGGGAAACGAGGCCACTTCCCCTTCACCCACGTCCGACTGCTGGAGCAGCTGGACGACGAGAGCTGA